From Pelagicoccus sp. SDUM812003, a single genomic window includes:
- a CDS encoding DUF2868 domain-containing protein has translation MSRSQQTLGRDDPWSLSEQVAFECALARDERESWRALRERDQSLELPGELWSPRENRRGIARAWLRERLRRDPVVKLAADSVMQSLGVAGQLLAALGGLMGVAAATAALAYTGQAPINVSAFFFVFVLLQALLAVALLLAFLMPAGLKELLVAGPIFRVSRFVLRLLLEKTQALAGRFLAGQNRHDAAEIAGLARSRLALHGRQLKWLSFRKIQGAALCFNLGALAALLVSVFFSDRAFGWQTTLELRAEQAQRVTELVASPWSWRLGEGVGYPTVEQIEGSRIVLKDGIQSLETDDLTIWWKFLALGMLCYGILPRAVFWGLGGLQFKKAVRDYDFRNAAAERLFERLRPRRARFEAERVAQGADLGPVGEAAHDTSSSRSAVCLFSRELEAIVDVAALRRALAERWSMSLESVQMRPLSDGSIDLDGESLSEERQYALVFESWMPPIKEIERRIKEMRAAVDARSLIKVVLLGIPQGDKGEVSLAPAGQYADVWDSFIRRLGDPYLILDNPS, from the coding sequence ATGAGCAGATCTCAGCAGACTTTGGGTCGAGATGACCCCTGGAGCTTGAGCGAGCAAGTCGCTTTCGAGTGCGCTCTCGCTCGCGATGAGCGGGAGAGCTGGAGGGCCTTGCGCGAGCGGGACCAGTCTCTGGAACTGCCGGGCGAGTTGTGGTCGCCGAGAGAAAATCGACGCGGCATAGCCCGGGCTTGGCTGAGGGAGCGCTTGCGGCGCGATCCGGTGGTCAAGCTGGCGGCCGATAGCGTGATGCAGTCCTTGGGCGTGGCCGGGCAACTGCTGGCAGCGCTCGGGGGTTTGATGGGCGTGGCCGCAGCCACCGCGGCCTTGGCCTACACGGGCCAGGCCCCCATCAACGTGTCCGCCTTCTTCTTCGTCTTCGTGCTGCTGCAGGCTTTGTTGGCAGTGGCGCTGCTCCTAGCTTTCTTGATGCCAGCGGGTCTGAAGGAATTGCTGGTGGCGGGGCCGATCTTTCGGGTGTCGCGATTCGTCCTGCGCCTGCTGTTGGAGAAAACGCAGGCTCTGGCGGGCCGTTTCCTGGCAGGGCAAAACCGCCATGACGCGGCGGAGATCGCGGGTCTGGCAAGGAGCCGCCTCGCCCTGCATGGCAGGCAGCTCAAGTGGCTGAGCTTTCGCAAGATTCAGGGAGCCGCCCTTTGCTTCAACCTCGGGGCTTTGGCGGCGTTGCTGGTTTCGGTCTTCTTCTCCGACCGCGCTTTCGGCTGGCAGACGACCTTGGAGCTGCGGGCGGAGCAGGCTCAGCGGGTGACGGAGCTGGTGGCTTCTCCGTGGTCCTGGCGCTTGGGGGAGGGCGTTGGCTACCCCACGGTCGAGCAGATAGAGGGAAGTCGCATCGTTTTGAAGGACGGTATTCAGTCTTTGGAAACAGACGATTTGACGATATGGTGGAAGTTTCTGGCTTTGGGCATGCTGTGCTACGGAATCCTGCCTCGAGCGGTGTTCTGGGGGCTTGGCGGACTGCAGTTCAAGAAAGCCGTGCGCGACTACGATTTTCGCAACGCGGCAGCGGAGCGGCTGTTTGAACGACTTCGTCCGAGGAGGGCGCGTTTCGAGGCGGAGCGCGTGGCTCAGGGAGCCGATCTCGGCCCGGTGGGCGAAGCTGCGCACGATACCTCGAGCAGTCGAAGCGCGGTGTGTCTTTTCTCGAGAGAACTGGAGGCGATCGTCGATGTCGCGGCGCTGCGACGGGCTCTGGCGGAGCGTTGGAGCATGAGCTTGGAGTCGGTTCAGATGCGTCCCCTCTCCGATGGCTCGATCGATTTGGATGGCGAAAGCCTCTCCGAGGAGCGTCAGTATGCGCTTGTATTCGAATCCTGGATGCCTCCGATCAAGGAGATTGAGCGTCGGATAAAGGAAATGAGAGCGGCCGTCGACGCTCGAAGCTTGATAAAGGTCGTCCTGCTGGGAATTCCTCAAGGGGACAAGGGCGAGGTCTCGCTCGCTCCAGCGGGTCAGTACGCGGATGTATGGGATTCCTTCATACGTCGATTGGGCGATCCTTATCTCATTCTTGACAATCCTTCCTGA
- a CDS encoding GTPase/DUF3482 domain-containing protein, translating to MKSLPTFAIVGHPNEGKSSIIATLSQDDTIAISPTPGETVRLQRFQLRAGHEAVIEFVDTPGFQNPQAALRWFRENEELGPARLEAFIQRFESDADFHHDCELLRPVVDGAGIIYVVDASRPMTSVDAAEMEILRLTARPRMAIINPKTQETRFFDGWKNAFRQHFNSVRTFNAQQARYVDRIELLEALKSIDQDWEPALSRAVELLKLERQRCIERTSEAIVDHLEQALQCQCVSFLEKESGVELEKRRLEDEYRAKLKKIEARFRDQVREVYSVRRVSIQLPEDSVLREDLFSEKAWQALGLTRQQLVVAGGLLGAGIGVGADLAAGGVTFGIFASIGAALGAGSALLKGKALARSKIMQLPLGGLKVTVGPNLSEQFPFVQLDRDLLYARVVANWAHARRETELALDVASEKAGVSGQWNQSQLRVVTNFIRAVRKGAAESIESEGKALKALLVDSLSD from the coding sequence ATGAAATCACTGCCCACATTCGCGATCGTCGGCCATCCAAACGAAGGCAAGTCTTCGATCATAGCGACTTTGTCCCAAGACGATACGATCGCGATCAGTCCAACTCCGGGCGAGACGGTGCGCCTGCAGCGTTTCCAGCTACGGGCCGGGCACGAGGCGGTGATCGAATTTGTGGATACGCCAGGGTTTCAGAATCCTCAGGCTGCGTTGCGTTGGTTTCGAGAGAATGAGGAGCTGGGGCCTGCTCGCTTGGAGGCCTTCATCCAGCGCTTCGAGTCGGACGCCGATTTCCACCATGACTGCGAGCTGTTGCGGCCTGTGGTGGATGGGGCAGGTATCATCTATGTGGTCGACGCCTCGCGTCCCATGACCTCGGTCGATGCCGCGGAGATGGAGATCTTGCGGCTGACCGCCCGCCCGCGCATGGCGATCATCAATCCGAAGACGCAGGAGACGCGCTTTTTCGACGGCTGGAAGAACGCCTTTCGCCAGCACTTCAATTCGGTTCGCACGTTCAACGCGCAGCAGGCCCGCTACGTCGACCGTATCGAGCTTCTGGAGGCGCTGAAGAGCATCGATCAGGATTGGGAGCCGGCCCTTAGTCGGGCGGTGGAGCTGCTGAAGCTCGAGCGCCAGCGCTGTATCGAGCGCACCAGCGAGGCTATCGTGGATCATCTGGAGCAAGCTTTGCAGTGCCAGTGCGTGTCCTTTCTCGAAAAGGAAAGCGGAGTGGAGCTGGAGAAACGGCGCTTGGAAGATGAATACCGGGCCAAGCTCAAGAAGATCGAGGCTCGCTTCCGCGACCAGGTGAGGGAGGTCTACTCGGTGCGCCGGGTGTCGATTCAGCTGCCGGAGGATTCGGTCCTGCGGGAGGATCTGTTTTCGGAAAAGGCTTGGCAGGCCCTCGGCTTGACCCGCCAGCAATTGGTGGTGGCAGGGGGGCTGTTGGGAGCGGGCATCGGCGTGGGAGCGGACCTCGCCGCGGGAGGCGTCACCTTTGGCATCTTCGCGTCCATCGGGGCGGCGCTGGGCGCCGGCTCCGCTTTGCTGAAAGGCAAGGCCTTGGCCCGTTCGAAGATCATGCAGCTGCCTTTGGGCGGCTTGAAGGTCACGGTGGGGCCGAATCTTTCGGAGCAGTTTCCCTTCGTGCAGCTCGATCGCGATTTGCTCTACGCCAGGGTGGTGGCGAACTGGGCCCATGCCCGGCGCGAGACCGAACTCGCCTTGGACGTCGCGAGCGAGAAGGCGGGAGTATCCGGTCAATGGAACCAGAGCCAGCTGCGCGTGGTGACGAACTTCATTCGGGCGGTGCGCAAGGGAGCCGCGGAGTCGATCGAGTCCGAAGGCAAGGCTTTGAAGGCGCTGCTGGTCGACAGCTTGAGCGACTGA